The following proteins come from a genomic window of Acanthopagrus latus isolate v.2019 chromosome 5, fAcaLat1.1, whole genome shotgun sequence:
- the si:dkey-174n20.1 gene encoding retinol dehydrogenase 14 — protein MITDFTSQGSTHREMYFLYTIIAALVCFFILKWMKKRRYCTDLNRLDGKTVLITGGNSGIGKDTAVALAMRGARVIIACRDVDKAEKAVREIKFKSHSLNVLHMGLDLANLRSVREFCKSFLQREKRLDILINNAGMPSVLDWTDDGFSMCFGVNHLGHFLLTNLLLPRLKECAPSRVVTVTCSTYKYQKLDFQDLNYNLLPFFTYCRSKLANIYFSQELARITEGKGVTSYAVHPGYVQSGWTCHFSILFRMLMQVIMWMFFVPCEIGAQTVIYCAVSDEAAKHSGGYFVDCRPATLRPFARDAGVAKKLWEASERLVKQA, from the exons ATGATAACAGATTTTACCTCTCAAGGCAGCACTcacagagaaatgtattttctctacACAATCATCGCtgctttagtttgtttttttattttgaaatggatGAAAAAGAGGAGGTATTGCACCGACTTGAATAGACTCGATGGCAAAACAGTTCTTATTACAG GTGGCAATTCTGGCATTGGCAAGGACACAGCTGTTGCCTTGGCCATGAGAGGCGCCCGTGTCATCATCGCTTGCAGAGACGTGGACAAGGCTGAGAAGGCTGTGAGGGAGATCAAGTTCAAGAGTCACAGTCTTAACGTCCTTCACATGGGGCTGGATCTGGCCAACCTGCGCTCTGTGAGGGAATTCTGCAAAAGCTTcctccagagagagaaaaggcttGACATCCTGATCAATAATGCAG GCATGCCCAGCGTCCTCGACTGGACAGACGACGGCTTCAGCATGTGTTTCGGCGTCAACCACCTGGGTCACTTCCTCCTAACCAATCTGCTGCTGCCGCGCCTGAAGGAGTGCGCCCCTAGCCGGGTGGTCACTGTCACGTGCTCAACTTACAAATACCAGAAACTGGACTTCCAGGATCTCAACTACAACCTGCTGCCCTTCTTCACCTACTGCCGCAGCAAGCTGGCCAACATCTACTTCAGCCAGGAACTGGCCCGCATCACAGAAGGGAAAGGAGTGACTTCCTATGCTGTTCACCCTG GTTATGTCCAAAGTGGTTGGACGTGCCACTTCTCCATCCTGTTCCGGATGCTGATGCAGGTGATcatgtggatgttttttgtgccGTGTGAGATTGGAGCTCAGACTGTCATCTACTGTGCTGTGTCAGACGAAGCTGCCAAGCACAGCGGGGGTTACTTCGTCGACTGCCGACCAGCGACTCTGCGTCCTTTTGCAAGAGACGCTGGGGTGGCAAAAAAACTGTGGGAGGCCAGTGAGAGGCTGGTGAAACAGGCCTGA
- the susd2 gene encoding LOW QUALITY PROTEIN: sushi domain-containing protein 2 (The sequence of the model RefSeq protein was modified relative to this genomic sequence to represent the inferred CDS: inserted 3 bases in 2 codons; deleted 3 bases in 2 codons; substituted 1 base at 1 genomic stop codon) — MTVLFFFFEANLRAYLTETIFLCGIVLICSSKTAGQTCRGKCGDVLEECSCHATCVSLLNRGGHLLWRFKDEIEREGFIDAECHAYCISPLLYETGWIPFTFSMDGIHFDRSGEYLSGPNKRDIIIRIFILCTENCDATMTNPTNFALYYNDNIYQNIFFVPYCAAFVFWNSSLIEAERVNIELWGYSEFSRSMEAGGNRSLSAELSYLYSLGKSLFNTGAFSFIPKPSQDYSDWEFGNIHTASSKPDGARPTHGSGQQCCYDSTGSLVLTGDSTGGSAPDRAHDWGSPPYREPPLVPGYSHWLYDVMSYYYCCLWSDNCHIYFNHQPSSGCRNYRSSRAGVVLGDPHLITFDGLSFTFNGKEETYFVSAPDRELSVQARTEQVKLKNGTLARATWLSSVAMKEKASDVIEVCLARGHLQMLRNQKVLPFNEQRWMDLHGVFVFTPSPQNVTDIFLSGAGVEVHVHEGAMAVTIMLPEEFTNNTKGLLSLMNSDPSDDLLTQRRLIISSVDARPEEIFTFGADWNISKNSSLFTYDSEQFLDTYYLPXYHDPAFIPAFTLPEGPVDTLVADMLTLCFGKGAXCRNDTLTTWSLVMGNDTLRAHRDYQARVTALEPVVSSGWLPTPXHGKKNGTHYLVGNTLSFTYNEGYKLYGSTERTCLDDGTWTGEQPYCITDDNVGFVLGAAGSLTALLTMAVMINLHNRKQDRLIVKASTSIPSVSDSDLHGYFPHLGLLSRFQQVCWQLTTGARKSLHHKIAKEEKLDQTVAQEQTC; from the exons AtgactgtgttatttttcttcttcgaGGCAAACTTGAGAGCATACTTGACAGAGACTATTTTTCTCTGTGGAATTGTTCTCATTTGCTCATCTAAAACGGCTG gtcaAACATGCAGAGGAAAGTGTGGAGACGTGTTGGAGGAATGCTCCTGCCATGCAACCTGTGTGTCTTTGCTGAACCGTGGTGGGCACCTACTTTGGAG gtTCAAAGATGAGATTGAACGAGAAGGGTTTATTGATGCTGAATGCCACGCCTACTGCATCTCTCCTTTATTGTATGAGACGGGTTGGATACCATTTACTTTCTCAATGGATGGAATACATTTTGACAGATCTGGAGAGTACTTGTCAG gCCCCAACAAACGTGACATCATAATCAGGATTTTCATTCTTTGTActgaaaattgtgatgcaacAATGACAAATCCCACCAACTTTGCACTATATTACAATGATAATAtctatcaaaatattttttttgtaccatATTGTGCTGCCTTTGTTTTT TGGAACAGCTCTTTGATTGAGGCAGAGAGGGTCAACATAGAGCTGTGGGGTTACAGTGAGTTCAGCAGGAGCATGGAGGCAGGGGGGAATCGATCA CTCTCTGCCGAGCTGAGCTATTTGTACTCTCTGGGAAAGAGTCTGTTTAACACTGGTGCCTTCAGCTTCATCCCCAAGCCCTCACAGGACTACTCTGACTGGGAGTTTGGGAATATCCACACTGCTAGTTCTAAGCCAGATGGAGCAAG ACCCACACATGGTTCGGGGCAGCAGTGCTGCTATGACAGCACAGGCTCTCTGGTGCTGACGGGAGACTCGACCGGTGGTAGCGCCCCAGACAGGGCTCACGACTGGGGCTCACCTCCGTACAGGGAGCCACCACTGGTGCCCGGGTACTCCCACTGGCTTTACGATGTCATGAGTTACTACTACTGCTGCCTGTGGTCTGACAATTGCCACATCTACTTTAACCATCAGCCCTCTAGCGGATGTCGCAACTACCGGTCCTCAAGAGCTG GTGTTGTCCTCGGTGATCCGCATTTAATAACCTTTGACGGCCTCAGCTTCACTTTcaatgggaaagaagag aCATACTTTGTGTCCGCACCAGACAGAGAGCTGAGTGTTCAGGCCAGAACAGAGCAGGTGAAACTCAAGAAC GGCACCTTGGCCAGAGCCACATGGCTGTCATCAGTGGCTATGAAGGAGAAGGCCTCTGATGTCATTGAGGTGTGTTTAGCAAGGGGCCACCTTCAGATGCTAAGGAACCAAAAGGTCCTTCCTTTCAACGAGCAAAGATGGATGGACCTGCATG GAGTATTTGTGTTCACCCCCAGTCCTCAGAATGTGACAGACATCTTCCTCTCCGGTGCTGGCGTGGAGGTTCATGTGCATGAAGGAGCCATGGCAGTGACCATCATGCTTCCAGAGGAGTTCACCAACAACACTAAGGGCCTCCTGAGCCTGATGAACTCTGACCCATCAGATGACCTCCTGACCCAACGAAGATTGATCATCTCCTCAGTGGACGCCAGGCCGGAAGAAATCTTCACCTTTGGGGCCGACT gGAATATTTCAAAGAATTCTTCCCTATTCACATATGACTCAGAGCAATTTTTGGATACCTACTATCTCC CATACCATGATCCTGCTTTTATCCCTGCCTTCACTCTACCTGAGGGACCTGTTGACACTTTGGTGGCAGACATGTTGACGTTGTGCTTTGGAAAAGGAGC CTGTAGAAATGATACCCTGACCACTTGGAGCCTTGTGATGGGAAACGACACACTGAGGGCCCACCGAGACTATCAGGCCCGAGTGACAGCCCTGGAACCAG TGGTGTCTTCTGGCTGGCTTCCAACACCCTGACATGGGAAGAAGAATGGGACACATTATCTGGTAGGGAACACTCTGAGCTTCACCTACAATGAGGGCTACAAACTGTACGGTTCAACAGAGCGCACCTGTCTGGACGATGGGACGTGGACAGGAGAGCAACCCTACTGCATAACAG ATGATAACGTGGGGTTTGTGCTTGGAGCTGCTGGTTCCCTCACAGCACTGCTCACAATGGCGGTAATGATCAACCTTcacaacaggaaacaagacAG gttgaTAGTGAAGGCCTCCACCTCCATTCCCTCTGTCTCAGACTCAGACTTGCATGGGTACTTTCCACATCTAGGGTTACTCAGCAGGTTTCAACAGGTCTGCTGGCAGCTCACCACAGGAGCAAGAAAGTCATTACACCATAAGAT AGCGAAAGAGGAGAAACTGGACCAGACGGTTGCCCAAGAACAAACTTGCTAA